One segment of Cololabis saira isolate AMF1-May2022 chromosome 9, fColSai1.1, whole genome shotgun sequence DNA contains the following:
- the isca1 gene encoding iron-sulfur cluster assembly 1 homolog, mitochondrial, which yields MSASMVRATVRAVSKRKILPARAALTLTPAAVTKIRLLLLDKPEYIGLKVGVRTRGCNGLTYTLDYTKDREKSDEEVLQDGVRVFIEKKAQLTLLGTEMDFVESKLSSEFVFNNPNIKGTCGCGESFNM from the exons ATGTCTGCCTCCATGGTGCGAGCGACCGTCCGGGCGGTCAGTAAAAGGAAGATCTTACCCGCAAGAGCTGCCCTGACACTG ACTCCAGCAGCTGTGACTAAGATCAGATTGTTGTTGCTGGACAAACCAGAATAT ATTGGTTTAAAGGTTGGAGTGAGAACACGTGGCTGTAATGGACTGACTTACACACTGGACTACACAAAGGACAGAGAAAAATCAGATGAAGAAGTACTGCAGGATG GTGTGCGAGTGTTTATAGAGAAGAAGGCTCAGCTGACCCTTCTGGGAACTGAGATGGACTTTGTGGAGTCAAAGCTGTCCAGTGAATTTGTCTTCAACAATCCCAACATCAAGGGCACATGTGGCTGTGGAGAAAGCTTCAACATGTGA